The following coding sequences are from one Dermacentor silvarum isolate Dsil-2018 chromosome 4, BIME_Dsil_1.4, whole genome shotgun sequence window:
- the LOC119449977 gene encoding RNA-binding protein 41-like, which produces MNYDNLRSPYEDELPGKCPRKRLRGEHGAETESEKLLQEMLTKQLDTRFSVKHLSEQQKHFTAAGNYVELPVAGARSLDEYKAVGSREQEIQVLLQCGLTNDEIELYLQSKESAMVKQKHPLMNPTLLDSRLKQIELKVKNGKKCIEDACLNHLRSDEQLGYLKMNTDDTLLSKDITCAKSGSSQTTVPKDPMSHIADFSQRLMERVMSKRKKKRQTKPDESPSHINENEKQALDTSSECTQEQPGPDPTVYHAVVPLPEHEIAAERLGLEEIRKLPRFQNYSPGSENQVLYLKNLHYKVDIRELMALFCRFDEETCLVKYRLLSGKLRGQAFVTLPSVQAATKALELCNGYVLRGKPVIIEYGKNQP; this is translated from the exons ATGAACTACGACAATCTTCGTTCCCCGTATGAAGACGAGCTGCCTGGAAAATGCCCTCGCAAGCGCTTGAGAGGTGAACATGGAGCCGAAACAGAATCCGAAAAGCTGCTTCAAGAGATGCTAACAAAACAGCTTGATACCCGGTTTTCGGTCAAACA TCTTTCAGAGCAACAAAAACACTTCACAGCTGCTGGGAACTATGTGGAACTTCCTGTTGCTGGCGCGCGCTCCTTGGACGAGTACAAGGCAGTTGGATCACGAGAGCAAGAGATACAAGTATTGTTGCAATGTGGTCTCACGAACGACGAAATCGAATTGTATCTCCAGTCAAAAGAATCTGCG ATGGTGAAGCAAAAGCACCCTTTGATGAATCCAACTTTATTGGATTCAAGGCTGAAGCAAATAGAATTGAAGGTAAAGAACGGCAAGAAGTGCATTGAAGATGCCTGCTTAAACCACTTGAGAAGTGATGAGCAATTGGGTTACTTAAAGATGAATACTGACGACACATTGCTCTCGAAGGACATCACCTGCGCAAAGAGTGGCTCTTCACAAACAACAGTTCCGAAAGATCCCATGAGCCACATTGCAGACTTTTCGCAGAGATTGATGGAAAGAGTAATGagcaagagaaaaaagaagagacagACCAAACCAGATGAATCCCCGTCACATATAAACGAAAACGAAAAGCAAGCATTAGATACAAGCAGCGAATGCACTCAAGAGCAGCCTGGTCCAGATCCCACTGTTTATCATGCTGTTGTGCCGCTTCCTGAACATGAGATAGCAGCAGAAAGACTTGGGCTCGAAGAGATTAGGAAGCTGCCACGTTTCCAAAATTACAGTCCAGGGAGTGAAAATCAA GTGCTGTATCTGAAAAACCTGCACTACAAAGTGGACATTAGAGAACTGATGGCACTCTTTTGTCGCTTTGATGAGGAGACTTGCCTGGTGAAGTACAGGCTCCTGTCTGGCAAGTTAAGGGGACAGGCGTTTGTCACTTTACCAA GTGTACAGGCTGCAACAAAAGCTCTGGAGCTCTGCAATGGATATGTTCTAAGAGGAAAGCCAGTCATTATAGAGTATGGAAAAAATCAGCCGTAA